Proteins from a single region of Urocitellus parryii isolate mUroPar1 chromosome 4, mUroPar1.hap1, whole genome shotgun sequence:
- the LOC144254523 gene encoding olfactory receptor 8H1-like has protein sequence MSRWNKTNVPDFILMGLTDSGEIRVVLFMLFLLIYLITVLGNVGMILLICLDHQLHTPMYFFLTQLSFLDLSYSTVITPKTLENLLTSTKNISFMGCFAQMYFFVFLGAAECFLLSSMAYDRYVAICHPLYYPVIMSTRFCCALLFGSYLIGFMDSSVNLLCINRLHFCESNIIHHFFCDIPPVLSLSCTDIYDTQIMLFIFAGCTLMVSLITISVSYVSILYTILKINSTSGKQKAFSTCASHLLGVTIFYSTLIFTYLKPNKSYSLGKDQVASVLYTIVIPMLNPLIYSLRNKEVKNALIRIIQKRERSRQ, from the coding sequence ATGAGCAGATGGAATAAAACAAATGTGCCTGACTTCATCCTCATGGGACTGACAGATTCTGGAGAGATCCGTGTAGTCCTCTTCATGCTATTTCTCCTGATCTACCTGATTACTGTGCTGGGGAATGTAGGCATGATATTGCTCATTTGCCTGGATCACCAGCTTCACActcccatgtatttttttctcactcaGTTATCATTCCTTGACCTCAGTTACTCCACTGTCATCACACCTAAAACCTTAGAGAATTTACTGACCTCCACCAAAAATATCTCATTCATGGGCTGCTTTGCTCAGATGTACTTCTTTGTCTTCTTGGGTGCTGCTGAATGTTTCCTTCTCTCCTCAATGGCCTATGATCGCTATGTAGCTATCTGCCATCCTCTATACTACCCAGTTATTATGTCCACAAGATTCTGCTGTGCCCTGCTTTTTGGGTCCTATTTGATTGGCTTTATGGATTCCTCTGTCAATTTGCTTTGCATAAACAGATTGCATTTCTGTGAGTCCAATATAATCCATCACTTTTTCTGTGATATACCTCCAGTTTTATCCCTGTCCTGCACGGATATATATGATActcaaattatgttatttatttttgctggttGCACACTGATGGTGTCCCTTATTACAATATCTGTGTCCTATGTTTCCATTCTCTATACTATTCTGAAAATTAATTCCACTTCAGGAAAGCAGAAAGCCTTCTCTACCTGTGCCTCCCATCTCCTGGGAGTCACCATCTTTTATAGTActttgatttttacttatttaaaaccaaataagTCCTATTCCTTGGGAAAGGATCAAGTGGCTTCCGTTTTATATACTATTGTGATTCCCATGCTGAATCCACTAATCTATAGTCTAAGaaacaaagaagtgaaaaatgcTCTCATTAGAATCATTCAGAAGAGAGAGCGCTCCAGGCAATGA